Proteins encoded in a region of the Arvicanthis niloticus isolate mArvNil1 chromosome 16, mArvNil1.pat.X, whole genome shotgun sequence genome:
- the Tfdp1 gene encoding transcription factor Dp-1 isoform X1 has protein sequence MAKDASLIEANGELKVFIDQNLSPGKGVVSLVAVHPSTVNTLGKQLLPKTFGQSNVNITQQVVIGTPQRPAASNTIVVGSPHTPNTHFVSQNQTSDSSPWSAGKRNRKGEKNGKGLRHFSMKVCEKVQRKGTTSYNEVADELVAEFSAADNHILPNESAYDQKNIRRRVYDALNVLMAMNIISKEKKEIKWIGLPTNSAQECQNLEVERQRRLERIKQKQSQLQELILQQIAFKNLVQRNRQAEQQARRPPPPNSVIHLPFIIVNTSRKTVIDCSISNDKFEYLFNFDNTFEIHDDIEVLKRMGMACGLESGSCSAEDLKVARSLVPKALEPYVTEMAQGSIGGVFVTTAGSTSNGTRLSASDLSNGADGTLATSSNGSQYSGSRVETPVSYVGEDDDDDDDFNENDEED, from the exons GTGTGGTGTCTCTTGTAGCTGTACACCCATCTACAGTGAACACACTTGGAAAGCAGCTTTTGCCAAAAACCTTCGGACAGTCCAATGTCAATATCACACAGCAAGTG GTGATTGGCACGCCTCAGAGACCTGCAGCATCCAACACTATTGTGGTAGGAAGCCCACACACTCCCAACACTCACTTTGTGTCCCAGAACCAGACGTCCGACTCCTCACCTTGGTCTGCTGG GAAGCGGAACAGGAAAGGCGAGAAGAATGGCAAGGGCCTGCGACATTTCTCCATGAAGGTGTGTGAGAAGGTGCAGCGGAAAGGGACGACCTCCTACAATGAGGTGGCTGATGAGCTGGTTGCAGAGTTCAGTGCTGCTGACAACCACATCCTACCAAACGAATCA GCTTATGACCAGAAGAACATCCGACGGCGTGTCTACGATGCCTTAAATGTGCTGATGGCCATGAACATCATCtccaaggagaagaaggagatcaAGTGGATCGGCCTGCCCACCAACTCAGCTCAGGAGTGCCAGAACCTAGAG GTGGAGAGGCAGCGGAGGCTGGAGAGGATCAAACAGAAGCAGTCACAGCTCCAGGAACTCATCCTGCAG CAAATTGCCTTCAAGAACTTGGTGCAGAGAAATCGCCAAGCCGAGCAGCAGGCCCGCAGGCCACCTCCTCCCAACTCTGTCATCCACTTGCCCTTCATCATTGTTAACACCAGCAGGAAGACAGTCATTGACTGCAGCATCTCCAATGACAA GTTTGAGTATCTGTTTAACTTTGACAACACGTTTGAGATCCACGACGACATTGAGGTGCTGAAGCGCATGGGCATGGCGTGCGGGCTGGAGTCGGGCAGCTGCTCTGCCGAAGACCTCAAGGTGGCGAGGAGTTTGGTACCAAAAGCTCTAGAACCATACGTGACAG aaATGGCTCAGGGATCCATTGGCGGAGTATTCGTCACGACAGCAGGTTCTACATCCAATGGCACAAGGCTTTCTGCCAG TGACTTGAGCAATGGTGCAGACGGGACGCTGGCCACGAGCTCCAATGGGTCTCAGTACAGCGGCTCCAGGGTCGAGACCCCTGTGTCCTACGTTGGGGaggatgatgacgacgacgatgacTTTAATGAAAATGACGAGGAGGATTGA
- the Tfdp1 gene encoding transcription factor Dp-1 isoform X2, producing MSISHSKWKRNRKGEKNGKGLRHFSMKVCEKVQRKGTTSYNEVADELVAEFSAADNHILPNESAYDQKNIRRRVYDALNVLMAMNIISKEKKEIKWIGLPTNSAQECQNLEVERQRRLERIKQKQSQLQELILQQIAFKNLVQRNRQAEQQARRPPPPNSVIHLPFIIVNTSRKTVIDCSISNDKFEYLFNFDNTFEIHDDIEVLKRMGMACGLESGSCSAEDLKVARSLVPKALEPYVTEMAQGSIGGVFVTTAGSTSNGTRLSASDLSNGADGTLATSSNGSQYSGSRVETPVSYVGEDDDDDDDFNENDEED from the exons ATGTCAATATCACACAGCAAGTG GAAGCGGAACAGGAAAGGCGAGAAGAATGGCAAGGGCCTGCGACATTTCTCCATGAAGGTGTGTGAGAAGGTGCAGCGGAAAGGGACGACCTCCTACAATGAGGTGGCTGATGAGCTGGTTGCAGAGTTCAGTGCTGCTGACAACCACATCCTACCAAACGAATCA GCTTATGACCAGAAGAACATCCGACGGCGTGTCTACGATGCCTTAAATGTGCTGATGGCCATGAACATCATCtccaaggagaagaaggagatcaAGTGGATCGGCCTGCCCACCAACTCAGCTCAGGAGTGCCAGAACCTAGAG GTGGAGAGGCAGCGGAGGCTGGAGAGGATCAAACAGAAGCAGTCACAGCTCCAGGAACTCATCCTGCAG CAAATTGCCTTCAAGAACTTGGTGCAGAGAAATCGCCAAGCCGAGCAGCAGGCCCGCAGGCCACCTCCTCCCAACTCTGTCATCCACTTGCCCTTCATCATTGTTAACACCAGCAGGAAGACAGTCATTGACTGCAGCATCTCCAATGACAA GTTTGAGTATCTGTTTAACTTTGACAACACGTTTGAGATCCACGACGACATTGAGGTGCTGAAGCGCATGGGCATGGCGTGCGGGCTGGAGTCGGGCAGCTGCTCTGCCGAAGACCTCAAGGTGGCGAGGAGTTTGGTACCAAAAGCTCTAGAACCATACGTGACAG aaATGGCTCAGGGATCCATTGGCGGAGTATTCGTCACGACAGCAGGTTCTACATCCAATGGCACAAGGCTTTCTGCCAG TGACTTGAGCAATGGTGCAGACGGGACGCTGGCCACGAGCTCCAATGGGTCTCAGTACAGCGGCTCCAGGGTCGAGACCCCTGTGTCCTACGTTGGGGaggatgatgacgacgacgatgacTTTAATGAAAATGACGAGGAGGATTGA
- the Tfdp1 gene encoding transcription factor Dp-1 isoform X3, producing MKVCEKVQRKGTTSYNEVADELVAEFSAADNHILPNESAYDQKNIRRRVYDALNVLMAMNIISKEKKEIKWIGLPTNSAQECQNLEVERQRRLERIKQKQSQLQELILQQIAFKNLVQRNRQAEQQARRPPPPNSVIHLPFIIVNTSRKTVIDCSISNDKFEYLFNFDNTFEIHDDIEVLKRMGMACGLESGSCSAEDLKVARSLVPKALEPYVTEMAQGSIGGVFVTTAGSTSNGTRLSASDLSNGADGTLATSSNGSQYSGSRVETPVSYVGEDDDDDDDFNENDEED from the exons ATGAAGGTGTGTGAGAAGGTGCAGCGGAAAGGGACGACCTCCTACAATGAGGTGGCTGATGAGCTGGTTGCAGAGTTCAGTGCTGCTGACAACCACATCCTACCAAACGAATCA GCTTATGACCAGAAGAACATCCGACGGCGTGTCTACGATGCCTTAAATGTGCTGATGGCCATGAACATCATCtccaaggagaagaaggagatcaAGTGGATCGGCCTGCCCACCAACTCAGCTCAGGAGTGCCAGAACCTAGAG GTGGAGAGGCAGCGGAGGCTGGAGAGGATCAAACAGAAGCAGTCACAGCTCCAGGAACTCATCCTGCAG CAAATTGCCTTCAAGAACTTGGTGCAGAGAAATCGCCAAGCCGAGCAGCAGGCCCGCAGGCCACCTCCTCCCAACTCTGTCATCCACTTGCCCTTCATCATTGTTAACACCAGCAGGAAGACAGTCATTGACTGCAGCATCTCCAATGACAA GTTTGAGTATCTGTTTAACTTTGACAACACGTTTGAGATCCACGACGACATTGAGGTGCTGAAGCGCATGGGCATGGCGTGCGGGCTGGAGTCGGGCAGCTGCTCTGCCGAAGACCTCAAGGTGGCGAGGAGTTTGGTACCAAAAGCTCTAGAACCATACGTGACAG aaATGGCTCAGGGATCCATTGGCGGAGTATTCGTCACGACAGCAGGTTCTACATCCAATGGCACAAGGCTTTCTGCCAG TGACTTGAGCAATGGTGCAGACGGGACGCTGGCCACGAGCTCCAATGGGTCTCAGTACAGCGGCTCCAGGGTCGAGACCCCTGTGTCCTACGTTGGGGaggatgatgacgacgacgatgacTTTAATGAAAATGACGAGGAGGATTGA